In one window of Oncorhynchus gorbuscha isolate QuinsamMale2020 ecotype Even-year linkage group LG23, OgorEven_v1.0, whole genome shotgun sequence DNA:
- the LOC124010399 gene encoding transmembrane protein 182-like, which translates to MSPAERLSVLLFLAGFFGGLGALSLMLSFGTDYWLLALESCGPGEASETWEAGALRPGEGEMEDQDTVTFFHQGFFWRCSFSGRRQENMMWHFWITNQPHQKVCVPTYLFPFYASEQSTDYQALDTAVYRAFWSIFLLVGVVTLMIGGFVIICASPLASHRLYKVGGALLLTGGLCLLGVIMMYVVWTQVLDTLEDYAAQQQHSSQCPTVYHLSVQYGLSFLFAPVSVFFFLLAALLFILIGRTVRRCHHKVPT; encoded by the exons ATGTCTCCTGCTGAGAGGCTGAGTGTGCTCCTCTTCCTAGCTGGGTTCTTCGGGGGCTTGGGGGCCCTGTCCCTGATGCTCTCCTTTGGGACAGACTACTGGCTGCTGGCCTTGGAGTCCTGTGGCCCTGGGGAGGCATCAGAGACCTGGGAGGCTGGGGCCCTCAGAcctggggagggggagatggaggatcAGGACACTGTGACATTCTTCCACCAGGGCTTCTTCTGGAGGTGCTCTTTCagtgggaggagacaggagaacaTGATGTGGCACTTCTGGATCA CCAATCAACCACACCAAAAGGTCTGTGTGCCTACCTACCTCTTCCCATTTTATGCTTCTGAGCAAAGCACGGATTACCAGGCACTTGACACTGCAGTCTACAGGGCCTTCTGGAGCATCTTCCTTCTAGTGGGCGTGGTCACTCTTATGATTGGTGGGTTTGTCATCATCTGTGCCTCTCCATTGGCCAGCCACAGGCTCTACAAAGTAGGCGGGGCACTCTTGCTCACTGGAG gtctATGTCTCCTGGGTGTAATAATGATGTACGTAGTCTGGACCCAGGTACTGGACACTCTGGAGGACTACGCTGCCCAGCAACAACACTCCTCCCAGTGTCCAACAGTCTACCACCTCAGCGTCCAATACGGCCTCTCCTTCCTGTTTGCTCCCGTCTCCGTCTTCTTCTTCCTGCTGGCAGCACTGCTCTTCATCCTGATTGGACGAACAGTGCGGAGGTGCCATCACAAAGTGCCAACGTAG